One Alicyclobacillus acidoterrestris DNA window includes the following coding sequences:
- the queA gene encoding tRNA preQ1(34) S-adenosylmethionine ribosyltransferase-isomerase QueA, translating to MYWLRVEDFDYELPERLIAQTPLSSRDESRLLVVDPVTHDIQHTHFREITSFLREGDVLVLNDSRVIPARMYGEKVDTGGRVEILLLRPSEREQSWIALTRPAKRLRLGTKIRVGNDDDHVMVEVVGVEGEGLREVRFWSDEPVVDIANRLGEMPLPPYIHASLEDKDRYQTVYAKHVGSVAAPTAGLHFTEELLKRVREMGVEVHTVTLHVGIGTFRSVQVEEVEAHEMHSEWYEVSEATAEAINRAKSEGRRIISVGTTSLRTLESAGATGRLIPGAQETDIFIYPGYKFRMVDALITNFHLPKSTLFMLVSAWMGTDYAKEVYGVAIKEEYRFFSFGDAMFLTRRAPVDGTSQV from the coding sequence ATGTATTGGTTGCGCGTTGAGGATTTTGATTATGAACTCCCCGAGCGTTTGATTGCGCAAACGCCGCTATCTTCGCGAGATGAATCGCGTCTCCTCGTGGTAGATCCGGTTACGCACGACATTCAGCATACACATTTTCGGGAGATCACGTCTTTCCTGCGCGAGGGAGACGTCCTTGTCTTGAATGACTCCAGAGTGATTCCCGCCCGGATGTACGGTGAAAAGGTGGACACGGGTGGTCGGGTCGAGATTTTGCTGTTGCGGCCGAGTGAACGTGAGCAGTCTTGGATTGCTTTGACGAGACCGGCAAAGCGACTGCGCTTGGGCACGAAAATTCGCGTCGGCAACGATGACGACCACGTGATGGTCGAAGTGGTTGGCGTCGAGGGCGAAGGCTTGCGAGAAGTACGATTTTGGTCGGATGAACCGGTCGTGGATATCGCGAATCGTCTGGGTGAGATGCCATTGCCTCCATATATTCATGCTTCGTTGGAGGACAAGGACAGATATCAAACGGTGTACGCAAAGCATGTTGGTTCGGTCGCTGCGCCTACGGCGGGGCTGCATTTTACGGAGGAACTGCTGAAGCGCGTGCGCGAAATGGGTGTCGAAGTGCACACGGTGACCCTGCATGTGGGTATCGGAACATTTCGCTCTGTGCAGGTTGAAGAAGTGGAAGCGCATGAGATGCACAGCGAGTGGTATGAGGTCAGCGAGGCGACTGCCGAGGCGATAAACCGGGCAAAATCGGAAGGTAGGCGGATTATTTCCGTTGGGACGACGTCGCTGCGCACACTTGAGAGCGCGGGTGCAACGGGACGGCTGATTCCAGGTGCGCAGGAGACCGACATTTTCATCTATCCGGGTTACAAGTTCCGGATGGTGGATGCGCTGATTACGAATTTTCACCTGCCCAAGTCGACGTTGTTCATGCTTGTGAGCGCTTGGATGGGGACGGATTATGCGAAGGAAGTCTATGGTGTGGCCATTAAGGAAGAGTATCGCTTCTTTAGCTTTGGTGACGCTATGTTTTTGACAAGGAGGGCACCTGTTGACGGTACCAGTCAGGTATGA
- a CDS encoding anti-sigma factor domain-containing protein has product MTDVQIGVVMEIRRNRAVVMTPQGLFEQIRLDVPASVGDMVPVPMQQNFVGHRLRVRSAIASVAAAVVICAGLLHAIFIAPPKAQAYAFVSLDMSPSVSLDLSDHMTVLGIHGLNSAGKQVAASMHVNGDKLGTVIQLLVHKTVQQGLLPANDTIIVAAAGANSHTDATAIETQAADDVDAALKAAGAAAAQTANVYSMDVSSSVWNEAMKQNVSPGKYATYLLAKQVGVPVSLSDITSSQVQMVLAQVHDLQTGTAQLNTGNYSKVAAIVGSAIPAGTPAASGQ; this is encoded by the coding sequence GTGACAGACGTACAAATTGGCGTAGTCATGGAAATTCGGCGCAATCGGGCGGTTGTGATGACGCCGCAGGGCCTATTTGAGCAAATTCGATTGGATGTCCCGGCGAGTGTAGGGGATATGGTGCCGGTGCCGATGCAGCAAAACTTTGTTGGTCATCGACTACGAGTCCGATCCGCCATCGCCAGCGTGGCAGCCGCGGTCGTGATTTGCGCAGGGCTTTTGCATGCCATCTTCATCGCGCCGCCTAAAGCACAGGCATATGCGTTTGTCTCCCTCGATATGAGTCCGAGCGTCAGTCTCGACTTGAGTGATCACATGACGGTTCTCGGCATTCACGGCTTAAATTCGGCTGGCAAGCAGGTGGCCGCCTCCATGCACGTCAACGGGGATAAGCTCGGTACGGTGATTCAACTCCTCGTGCACAAGACTGTACAGCAGGGGTTACTGCCGGCAAACGATACGATTATCGTCGCGGCGGCTGGCGCCAATAGCCATACAGATGCAACGGCGATTGAGACGCAGGCTGCGGACGATGTGGATGCCGCCCTTAAAGCGGCTGGTGCTGCAGCGGCGCAAACGGCGAATGTCTACAGTATGGACGTCTCGAGTTCCGTATGGAACGAGGCCATGAAGCAAAACGTATCACCGGGTAAATACGCAACCTACCTGCTCGCTAAACAAGTTGGCGTTCCTGTATCCTTGTCCGACATCACATCCTCGCAAGTCCAGATGGTCCTGGCGCAAGTCCACGACCTGCAAACTGGCACGGCGCAGCTCAACACGGGCAACTACAGCAAAGTGGCTGCCATTGTGGGCTCGGCTATACCCGCTGGCACGCCGGCCGCAAGTGGACAGTAG
- the sigI gene encoding RNA polymerase sigma factor SigI: MGVLPFRGRRRSDERKELTRLLHGAKSGDEEARNQLISSYVPFILRIASQTTRRYIDQTVDDEYSIALSAFNEAIDRFDLDRESSFLSFAETIIRRRLIDFFRSRQRDRKQVPWSEFDLLDEEDNVTNYAEVSTSLELHQLSEEATLRAYEIEEYQKRLQEFDLSFAELVRISPKHGDARQNAFEIGRVIAGDAMLLEFVERRKSLPLKQLEDRVQVSRKTMERQRKYILAIVILLTGDFPMLQSFLEDAKEV, encoded by the coding sequence GTGGGAGTCCTGCCTTTTCGCGGTCGTCGTCGATCCGATGAACGGAAAGAACTTACCCGACTCCTCCACGGCGCCAAATCGGGGGACGAAGAGGCGCGAAATCAGTTGATTTCGTCTTATGTCCCGTTTATTCTTCGTATTGCTTCGCAAACCACGCGCCGCTATATTGACCAGACGGTGGACGACGAGTACAGCATTGCGCTGTCCGCGTTCAACGAAGCGATCGACCGGTTTGACCTGGACCGGGAGTCTTCGTTTCTCTCGTTCGCGGAAACGATTATTCGACGGCGGCTCATTGACTTTTTCCGCTCCCGTCAGCGGGATCGAAAGCAAGTCCCGTGGAGCGAATTCGACTTATTAGACGAAGAGGACAATGTCACGAATTACGCCGAAGTGAGCACGTCGCTCGAGCTGCATCAGTTGTCGGAAGAGGCGACGTTGCGGGCGTATGAAATCGAAGAGTACCAAAAGCGGCTTCAAGAGTTTGACCTGTCGTTTGCGGAACTGGTGCGCATTTCACCGAAGCACGGGGACGCGCGTCAAAATGCTTTTGAGATTGGACGGGTTATCGCCGGGGATGCGATGTTATTGGAGTTTGTCGAGCGCCGAAAGTCGCTGCCGCTCAAGCAGCTCGAAGACCGCGTGCAGGTGTCGCGCAAGACAATGGAGCGCCAGCGCAAGTATATCCTCGCAATTGTCATACTCCTGACGGGAGATTTCCCGATGCTGCAGTCGTTTTTGGAAGATGCAAAGGAGGTGTGA
- the ruvA gene encoding Holliday junction branch migration protein RuvA encodes MIVFLTGRVVDIGQGYVDLDVHDVGYRVYTTDTAAFSLSLEQEVRLYTYQHVREDAILLYGFLRQAERAVFEKLISVSGVGPKVALQMLGGLPAESLVAAIRQEDANTLCTLPGIGKKTAMRMILDLKDKLDDLPVKHGEFTPHLAAVEPTPTDIVDDVTTALVALGYRPKEAQRAVEAVLERAAPNTTVEAAVKAALTWLYQHQADVNRL; translated from the coding sequence ATGATAGTCTTTCTAACCGGTCGTGTAGTGGATATTGGTCAAGGCTATGTCGATCTCGACGTGCACGACGTCGGCTACCGCGTCTATACGACCGACACGGCAGCTTTCAGTTTGTCGTTGGAGCAGGAAGTGCGCCTGTACACATATCAACATGTGCGCGAAGATGCAATTTTGCTTTATGGATTTCTTCGGCAAGCCGAGCGAGCCGTGTTTGAGAAGTTGATTAGTGTGTCTGGTGTCGGTCCAAAAGTGGCCTTGCAGATGCTCGGAGGGCTGCCCGCAGAGTCACTGGTGGCAGCGATTCGGCAGGAGGACGCCAACACGCTTTGTACGCTCCCTGGCATCGGGAAGAAGACGGCCATGCGGATGATTCTAGACTTAAAAGACAAACTGGATGACTTGCCGGTAAAACACGGGGAGTTTACGCCTCACTTAGCGGCTGTGGAGCCGACGCCGACAGACATCGTCGACGATGTCACGACGGCGCTCGTCGCGCTCGGATATCGTCCGAAAGAGGCGCAGCGAGCGGTGGAAGCCGTGCTGGAGCGCGCCGCGCCGAACACGACAGTCGAAGCTGCTGTGAAGGCTGCACTCACTTGGTTATATCAACATCAGGCCGATGTCAATCGGTTGTAG
- a CDS encoding YebC/PmpR family DNA-binding transcriptional regulator, which translates to MSGHSKWHNIQRRKGKQDAVRGQLFTKLSRDIYLAAKEGGGNPETNFRLKVAIERAKQSNLPADNIARTIAKATGTLEGVTYEEIQYEGYAPHGVAVLIDIVTDNRNRTAADIRHIFKKRGGNLGESGSVAWMFTRTGQISCAKSQVTDAEEFMLAVIEAGADDVEESDDAFLITTSVESFRDVRGAIESMGIDYEDAELTYVPSTTVEVSGEAADEVFGLIEALEAHDDVQNVYHNADAPDDEEEA; encoded by the coding sequence ATGTCAGGTCACTCAAAATGGCATAACATTCAACGCCGTAAAGGTAAGCAGGATGCGGTTCGAGGCCAACTTTTTACGAAACTGTCGAGGGACATCTACTTGGCCGCGAAAGAGGGCGGTGGTAACCCGGAGACGAACTTTCGGCTAAAGGTGGCGATTGAGCGAGCCAAACAGAGCAATCTGCCTGCGGACAACATCGCGAGAACCATCGCGAAGGCGACGGGGACCCTCGAGGGCGTGACGTACGAGGAAATCCAGTATGAGGGCTATGCGCCACACGGGGTTGCGGTGTTAATCGATATTGTCACGGATAATCGCAATCGGACGGCGGCGGATATCCGCCATATTTTCAAAAAGCGGGGTGGGAACCTCGGTGAATCGGGATCGGTTGCGTGGATGTTCACGCGCACAGGCCAAATCTCTTGTGCCAAGTCACAGGTAACCGATGCGGAAGAGTTTATGCTGGCGGTCATTGAGGCCGGTGCTGACGACGTTGAGGAGTCGGATGACGCGTTTCTCATCACCACCTCGGTCGAGTCGTTTAGAGACGTGCGCGGTGCGATTGAGTCCATGGGGATTGACTACGAGGACGCAGAACTCACCTATGTTCCGTCGACGACCGTGGAAGTCTCAGGAGAGGCCGCAGATGAGGTATTCGGCTTGATTGAAGCGCTTGAGGCACATGACGACGTGCAAAATGTTTATCACAATGCGGATGCACCAGACGATGAAGAAGAAGCGTGA
- the ruvC gene encoding crossover junction endodeoxyribonuclease RuvC produces MNAFRILGVDPGIARLGYGVVDVEGSSLRCVTYGCIETHAQTPLPVRLQTIFRELTDLIQRHSPAVMAVEELFFNRNTTTAFTVGQARGVALLSAAEQSLAIAEYTPMQVKQAVTGYGRADKQQIQQMVKLLLGLVDLPKPDDAADALAIAITHGHSAPIERLEVREANRTTGWNWERRTR; encoded by the coding sequence TTGAATGCATTCAGAATCCTGGGTGTTGACCCGGGGATTGCTCGACTTGGCTATGGTGTCGTCGATGTGGAAGGAAGTAGCCTCCGGTGTGTCACCTATGGCTGCATTGAGACCCACGCACAGACGCCACTGCCCGTTCGCTTACAGACAATCTTTCGCGAGTTAACTGACCTCATCCAACGGCACAGCCCTGCGGTGATGGCAGTTGAGGAGCTGTTTTTTAACCGAAATACGACGACGGCGTTTACCGTCGGGCAGGCCCGTGGCGTCGCGCTTTTAAGCGCGGCAGAACAATCGCTTGCGATTGCGGAATATACACCGATGCAAGTCAAGCAGGCGGTCACCGGTTATGGTCGAGCCGACAAGCAGCAAATCCAGCAGATGGTCAAGTTGCTATTAGGTCTTGTAGATCTACCAAAACCGGATGACGCCGCAGACGCGCTTGCGATTGCGATTACCCACGGCCACAGCGCGCCAATTGAGCGACTTGAGGTGCGAGAGGCAAATCGCACAACCGGCTGGAATTGGGAGCGGAGGACACGCTGA
- a CDS encoding NAD+ synthase: MKPEMEQALRVNAPFTTSVLEGFIRDEVRKVGFERVLFGLSGGIDSALSAYLATRALGKDAVHAVLMPYRTSSQSSLDDAMEVVEDLGIPYTVVDISGPVDAYFEKMDKLLGERASNLRRGNRMARERMVTLYDLSAANNSLVVGTSNKTELLLGYGTQFGDMASALNPIGDLYKSQVRQISRYVGVPSSILDKAPSADLWEDQTDEKELGFSYDDADEILFQWVDLRLSEEEIVERGYDAMLVRQIVRRVQRNHYKRRLPIIAKISSRTIGIDFRYSRDWGV; this comes from the coding sequence ATGAAACCAGAGATGGAACAGGCGTTGCGAGTGAATGCGCCATTCACGACAAGCGTGCTCGAAGGGTTTATTCGAGACGAGGTGCGCAAGGTCGGATTTGAGCGGGTGTTGTTTGGTTTGTCGGGCGGTATTGATTCGGCACTTTCAGCGTATCTAGCGACTCGGGCGCTCGGTAAAGACGCGGTCCACGCCGTGCTGATGCCGTATCGGACGAGCAGTCAATCCAGTCTCGACGACGCGATGGAAGTCGTCGAGGACTTGGGAATCCCATACACGGTGGTCGACATTTCGGGACCGGTTGATGCATATTTTGAAAAAATGGACAAGTTGCTGGGCGAGCGCGCTAGCAACTTGCGTCGGGGAAATCGGATGGCGCGCGAACGGATGGTTACGCTCTACGATTTGTCCGCCGCGAACAATAGCTTGGTCGTCGGCACGAGCAACAAGACAGAGCTTTTGCTCGGCTATGGTACACAGTTTGGCGATATGGCGAGCGCGTTGAATCCGATTGGCGATTTGTATAAGTCGCAAGTGCGGCAAATTTCGCGGTATGTCGGGGTTCCCTCAAGCATTCTCGACAAGGCGCCAAGTGCCGACTTGTGGGAAGATCAGACGGATGAAAAAGAGCTAGGGTTCAGCTATGACGACGCAGATGAGATTCTCTTTCAATGGGTGGATTTGCGTCTGTCCGAAGAGGAGATTGTCGAGCGCGGGTACGATGCCATGCTCGTTCGACAGATTGTCCGGCGCGTGCAGCGAAATCACTATAAGCGCCGGTTGCCGATTATCGCGAAGATTTCTAGCCGTACCATTGGTATTGATTTCCGCTATTCCCGCGACTGGGGCGTGTAA
- a CDS encoding nitrilase-related carbon-nitrogen hydrolase, which yields MSHVQNIAIAQISPRLGDFDANLAIHRQYIERAREQGAQVVVFPELGLTGYLLQDLTLEVARRLDHPDIVSLVEASRDIDVVFSFIEESEEHFIYISSVYASAGAIVHVHRKAYLPTYGLFDEKRYAKEGNLVEPFAVHGKKSGILICEDAWHVSMPYLLTMQGATVLYVPASSPGRNVMDEHDFGSHTFWRQLLQMYAQLFGVHIIFSNRVGYEDGVHFYGGSGIVGPDGHWIVQAGVGEETLVFGAIDDRDVRRARYTTPLLRDERLELMVRHLRRMGRARTDNTRVE from the coding sequence GTGTCGCACGTGCAGAACATCGCCATTGCGCAGATATCGCCGAGATTAGGCGATTTCGATGCGAATCTGGCTATCCATCGTCAATACATAGAACGCGCCAGAGAACAAGGGGCACAGGTTGTTGTGTTCCCTGAACTCGGCTTGACAGGATATTTATTGCAAGACTTGACGCTTGAGGTGGCTCGGCGACTAGACCACCCGGACATTGTCTCCCTCGTCGAGGCCAGTCGGGATATTGACGTGGTCTTTAGTTTCATCGAGGAATCGGAAGAACATTTTATCTACATATCCAGCGTGTACGCATCTGCTGGCGCGATTGTGCACGTGCACCGCAAGGCGTATTTGCCGACTTACGGATTGTTCGATGAGAAGCGCTATGCCAAGGAAGGGAATCTGGTCGAGCCGTTTGCCGTTCACGGTAAGAAGAGCGGCATACTCATCTGTGAAGACGCATGGCATGTGTCGATGCCGTATCTGTTGACCATGCAAGGGGCTACAGTACTGTACGTTCCAGCGTCGAGTCCTGGCCGCAATGTGATGGACGAGCACGATTTTGGTTCGCATACGTTCTGGCGACAATTGCTGCAGATGTATGCACAGTTGTTTGGCGTTCACATCATCTTCTCCAACCGCGTCGGATATGAGGACGGCGTGCACTTTTATGGCGGCTCTGGCATTGTCGGACCGGATGGTCACTGGATTGTCCAAGCGGGGGTCGGCGAAGAGACGTTGGTGTTTGGCGCCATCGATGATCGGGATGTGCGCCGCGCCCGCTATACCACGCCTTTGCTGCGCGATGAGCGACTTGAGTTGATGGTGCGGCATTTGCGGCGCATGGGGCGTGCACGTACGGATAACACACGTGTGGAATAA
- the ruvB gene encoding Holliday junction branch migration DNA helicase RuvB, whose amino-acid sequence MDDRIVSAEWSREDTTLDSIRPRFLDDYIGQRTVKDNLKIFIQAARERGESLDHVLLYGPPGLGKTSLAMIIANELGVHVRVTSGPAIERAGDLAALLTNLQPGDVLFIDEIHRLSRSVEEVLYPAMEDFSLDIMIGKGPSARSVRLDLPPFTLVGATTRAGLLSAPLRDRFGVILHLDYYPIDELAEIVRRSADVLQVAITPNACMEIARRARGTPRIANRLLKRVRDIVQVSGRDLIDDGAADDALTRLNVDKLGLDSVDERILLAAIDKFGGGPVGLETLAAAIGEESDTLEDVYEPYLLQMGLLKRTPRGRVVTAQGYRHLGRPVPSADGNH is encoded by the coding sequence ATGGACGACCGCATTGTTTCGGCTGAGTGGAGCCGCGAAGATACGACGCTCGATTCTATTCGCCCTCGCTTTCTCGACGACTATATTGGGCAGCGAACCGTCAAGGACAACTTGAAAATTTTCATCCAGGCGGCTCGTGAGCGCGGTGAATCACTCGATCACGTCCTGCTCTATGGCCCTCCGGGCCTCGGCAAAACGTCGTTAGCGATGATTATTGCCAACGAGCTGGGCGTTCATGTCCGGGTGACATCGGGACCGGCGATTGAGCGGGCAGGCGATTTGGCAGCGCTGCTGACCAATTTGCAGCCGGGTGACGTCTTGTTTATCGACGAGATTCATCGCTTGTCTCGCTCTGTGGAGGAAGTTCTGTATCCTGCGATGGAGGACTTTTCGCTCGATATCATGATTGGGAAGGGTCCCTCGGCGAGATCGGTTCGTTTAGACCTGCCACCTTTTACCCTGGTGGGTGCAACCACGCGGGCTGGACTATTGTCAGCGCCGCTACGCGACCGATTTGGCGTCATTTTGCATCTGGACTACTATCCCATCGACGAATTGGCCGAGATTGTCCGCCGCAGCGCTGACGTTTTGCAAGTGGCCATCACGCCCAACGCCTGCATGGAGATTGCCCGGCGGGCGCGGGGGACGCCGCGGATTGCCAATCGCCTGCTCAAGCGCGTGCGCGACATTGTGCAGGTGTCGGGCCGGGATTTGATTGATGATGGCGCGGCGGATGACGCGCTGACGCGGTTGAACGTCGATAAATTGGGATTGGATTCGGTAGACGAGCGCATTTTACTCGCAGCCATCGATAAGTTTGGCGGTGGACCGGTAGGGCTTGAAACCCTTGCCGCGGCGATTGGCGAAGAATCGGACACGCTCGAAGACGTCTATGAACCCTACTTGTTGCAGATGGGCTTATTGAAGCGCACGCCGCGAGGTCGTGTGGTGACCGCCCAGGGCTATCGCCACTTAGGGCGCCCGGTACCATCTGCGGATGGGAATCATTGA
- a CDS encoding phosphotransferase — protein sequence MSIRDHLVAALLRHYGIEVETLVRRRTVVGVIGKDGRHFIWKPLTVRDDEARLRALAELSPVFEAAGAEAALPLPTREGHYVMDVPGIQPGYLQHWLTGRHVNTNQWREREAVLTSLGRLHRASQASKFPGWSVLQRGTLLHKLRLKERGVSRLWQAAELKCPELRHWSECAQAQMRYVLKRYAAYLADHRSDVNATFAFCHRDLAPHNVIYQGADTVAWIDFDHANYDDMLHDPMQFISHCTFLTQMSADEYYRLHDSYITSAKLTTDQADMLWTLTMWPDILVRALMEWSRTGCKEDGLTRVHYAIACERRKLSYRLALGLDSQRLDA from the coding sequence ATGTCTATCCGTGATCACCTCGTAGCAGCGCTTTTGCGACATTATGGCATCGAGGTCGAGACGTTGGTTCGCAGGCGGACGGTCGTCGGCGTCATCGGGAAAGACGGGCGTCACTTTATTTGGAAACCGCTGACGGTTCGCGACGATGAAGCGCGTTTGCGCGCGTTGGCAGAGTTGTCACCCGTTTTTGAGGCAGCGGGGGCAGAGGCTGCGCTCCCGCTGCCTACGCGCGAAGGACACTATGTCATGGATGTCCCTGGGATACAACCAGGCTATTTGCAGCACTGGTTGACTGGTAGACACGTCAACACCAATCAGTGGCGCGAGCGCGAGGCGGTACTTACGTCACTCGGTCGACTGCACCGGGCGAGTCAAGCCAGTAAGTTTCCTGGCTGGTCCGTCCTTCAACGCGGCACACTGTTGCACAAACTCCGCCTGAAGGAGCGCGGTGTGTCGCGTCTGTGGCAGGCGGCTGAATTGAAATGTCCCGAGTTGCGGCACTGGAGTGAATGCGCGCAGGCGCAAATGCGGTATGTCTTGAAGCGCTATGCTGCATACTTGGCGGATCATCGAAGCGACGTGAATGCGACGTTTGCGTTTTGCCACCGCGATTTGGCCCCGCACAATGTCATCTATCAGGGGGCCGACACGGTCGCTTGGATTGATTTCGATCACGCCAATTACGATGATATGCTCCACGACCCGATGCAATTTATCAGCCACTGCACGTTTTTGACGCAGATGTCCGCTGACGAATATTATCGGCTGCACGACAGCTATATTACATCTGCAAAATTGACGACTGACCAGGCGGATATGTTGTGGACACTGACGATGTGGCCCGATATTCTCGTTCGCGCACTGATGGAATGGTCGCGGACGGGGTGTAAAGAAGACGGTTTGACGAGGGTACACTACGCGATAGCGTGTGAACGGCGCAAGCTGTCCTACAGACTGGCGCTGGGGCTTGATTCACAGAGGCTCGACGCATGA